The Macrobrachium rosenbergii isolate ZJJX-2024 chromosome 7, ASM4041242v1, whole genome shotgun sequence genome segment TCCTAAGAGCAAGAGGGCTAATGTGGGTAATGTTTTAGTTTCTAGGCAATACCTGTTGGGATGCATCATCAATCATGCAACTCAACCATACCCTCAGCAAAAGAAATTTCATTCTTCCAGATAATGCTTTTCTCACTGCCTCTTCAGTTAGCAAGATGAACTACCATTCACCAACCCTACAGATTTTATTCAATGTACCCTATAATGAAAGGCTTGTAAACTCTTTGGGCACATGAATAAACATTAAAGTTACTAATAGATTTCATCTTAGAATAGGTACTTTACTGAGTGGCAGAGGTCTAACAAACTACATTAGATGGAATGATGGGCTATTTCATCAAGGCAATGGCTTAACATTACTCGATAAAAACTGCTAATGCTCCACCAGTAGCCTTATCAACTTCCTAAAAATGGGAATTTTCAGTGTGGTAGCCTTTATCAAGGTGAGCTGTTCAGTGAGTGTTGGAAATTAGGCAATAAGCCTTATCAACATTCTAATGTCTAAAATGTGAACAAGTGGTTTCATTAAACCAGTCTACCTGTGACCAAGTGGTCTCATTATACCAACCTACAAATATATAACCTTTAAAATTAAAACACCTGACAAGTACATCTGACATAATTCACTCTTGTAAATATATCAACAGAAAGTAATCCTCCCCACAAACACAAGCAAGCATTATTCCCtgtatggtttaaaaaaaatggtaggacaaatttcttttggaaaatttaCCAGAAACACGGAATAACTTACGATTCTTGGAAACCCATCCTTCCCTTTCGCTTTCGTAAGGCCTCCCCCACAGGGCTGTCAGGAAGTCTCATAAGCTTTTCAGCGCATGCATTCTGATAGGAGAACTTCCCGGCAAAGTATCCAATGAAAGCCGCTCCAAACATTTTAGGAGCATACCCATATCGTTCACTAGTCTTCAAAACACCTGGAACAATGAATGAACGAAGTTAAATCATTGGAAAGGTACAAGTTTTTCAGTTACGCATCTCATTTATTTCTGGAAGAAAGCTTCACAAAAATTGTTCAAAAGTTGTTCAAGTATTTTTTTGCCACTGATACAAATCACTGATTTACAAATGGGTCTTTCTATCTTAATGGTCTGACTAATAACAGCCCCTCATGAACACAAAGAGGGTTAGGCAGAAAATGTGAGACTCCTATGTAAACCCAGTGAGCAACTATGTGATGTATTTACAGGTTTGGAGTAAAGCCCAAGCTGAAAACTAACACATTAGATGCATCAATTGGATACACTGTACGGTAACTTGTTACCTTCCTGGATGCTGACTGACCAAGTCCCAGAAATACTGATTGTCAATGCTAACAGTTCTAAAgtgaacaatgaaaatgtacacaATTTGAGCTATAGCAACAGTTCTGGTGAGGCTAACAAGAAGAAGTCAGACCAAAAAATTATGTGCTCAACATACCTTTCCTCATGGCTAAGTAAGCTGCTGTTGTAAGTGCAGCAGCCATGGGCACACAACGGTAATAAAACGATTCAATGTTACATTCTCTAAGCACACGCAATTCTTCCTGGTTGAAAACTGGTTTCtgtaagaggagaaaaaaagcaaaatttacaaaaataagttatGGGCAAGGtaaaaccttcattttttatGCCAACACAGCCAGGTTACAAGCAGGCAAACAGTACTGAATGTCGGCTAAAGATACCCAAAACACAATTGTGCTATCAATGCATGAAACTTTCCACATTTTCCCATGACAAAAAAATTTGCACCTAACACTATTATTTCACAAACTTTCCTTACCTCttgtattcacacacattaaactaCCATAGAGACAGAGTATACCCTCTTCCAAGGCCTACTTCTATACCAAACCAGTCATCACCTATCTAGTTCACTTTTCTATCATCAAAGGATGATTACTCTAAACAGCTTATCTTCTAAACCATATATCCTCAACATTCAAGGTTTCCCTAGATCCATGTACACATCAGACTGTATTTTCCATGCATTCCCATACTTTAATCATAAAcatcattttattcttattgtattATCTATTAAAGTGACTCTTCCTCAAAATACAAGTTGTAAAATATATGCTTTGTACATGAAACCATCATTAggcatataggcctaggctaaaTGTTTGTGTTTTGCAGAAAATGCATGAAACACCAGTGCTGCTGAGTTCCAACGGATCATCTAGGTCTAAAGCAGGAAAAGAACAGCAAGGAGTGATTTGTCAAAACAATATTGGTCCAAAGATAGGCCTAGCCTACAAACCTCAAGATGAGCATTCCTTCATAATGTAGCCGCAATCCCACAGTTTAGAAGTCCAAATTCACGGCATTACGTAAAATCAAGATCAGaacacagatttatcaaatatttgttaaatcatggaaaacaatgaataaatgcgcagtttatctgcttacagaagcagagattgtaaaaaaacaaagggaataaacgGGGAAcgtaaatgaacaaaaacatgtcttaggggATACAGACCCATAGAATCTTGAGAAAATCATAAATCTCTGcctctgtaagcagataaactgctcatttttcagatttatcaaaaagtggctgctgacgagcaagagcccgtgccaggttCCCACCTGGtccctggttcctaagcgctcactccacaaacacagttgcggcaACACTAAACTATTCGCGTGAGGTGCAgagctttattccctttgtttttctaCAATCTCTGCTTCCGTAAGCAGATAAACGGCTCATTTCCTAGCGaatatacttctgtttgcagatctgtTGAAAGAAGCTGGAAATAGGGTAAATATAttagcttttgtttttaccttttcaactgttttttttctacacttttaggggttctgatactagctcatctgtttgttgtcgggtTAAATGGGAATGTCCCTTCAtgttagtactggcccgggggttgGGTACACATTAACAAGGCACTTGCAGTAAGAATTCAAACAGACCCTCTGTCTTCAGAAGATCTCCCCTTGTTGAGGACTTCAGATTACAGGCTAATTAGACCGaggccaaaaattaaaggtaaataattAGCCTAAACACTGCAGAAAGCAAAGTATTGGCgttcaaaacacaaaagaaactAATTTGGACCATTAGAAGTAAGCCtatataagcaaaacaaaatacaggTTAAAGATATAACAAAAAACTGGTTGAACTAGCCTAGACTAGGCCGGAGGCTAGGCTACTCTACGAGACCCAAAACCAGCATGTGCGAATTACTTGAGTCACCACCGTAGGCCTCAAGATTTATACATTAGGCTATTGTATAGAAACAAATGAACTGCAGAGACCTACCAACTATTTTGTGGTAGAAAATATGTATTACCGGCACACTCACTAATAAAATAGCTTAGCTAAgtctcaataaacaaataaaaacaccgTTACACCTAACACTGATCTACGTAAGCTGACTGGACCCAGTTTAGGTAACTTGCGAAAAACGAGCCTTAAGAGGTCACTCTTTTTGCCCAAATTAGGCCAAGATACATTTTAATATGTGTACTTAAAACATAACTAGACTTACAAACTGCTGTTCTTGCGTGGGGGCTCCTGTAGGAGGATATCCCTGTTCATTGTGCCGTATTCCCTGCTCGGTGGATGTCATGTTTACAAACTCGCATTGCAGTTTTGCAACTTCGTCTGCcccagtttcttcttcttcccgagtCTTAACGCGATCTTTAGGCACCGGAACGGGAAACTCGACGTCAAGTTTTTGCTTAAACAAGTATACAGAGcttcctataaataaaaaaagaaagtatattcatttataaagtgGAGTACAAACAAGGGCAGAAAGAATGGATAAAAGCAGTGAAGAACACAAGCTATTTGACAGCCAATCCGACCGGGGCCGTTAactcaaactcactttttttttttgcttaagcaATTATACAAAGcatcctataaataaaaaaaaataagaagcacaTTCATTTACAAAGCGAAGAACAAACAAGGgcagttaaaagaaataaaaatgatggagAACACAAGATATTTACGTAGCCAATTCgacaatgaaaacaaacttcaagACAGGAAATGATAGATAAGACCAACGGGTTAGAAAAGCATCGCCTACGGAATcaacacagaattattaatttgTCTTGTGTACGGGGCCAATATTGCAAATTTGGCGAAGTAATAAACTGACAAACTACTAAAACCACAAAATGGAGTTACTTGTCCACGGCGAAATAAAGagatgctaaaaaaataaatactctgGCAATGTCAAAGATAAACAAGTGGAAGTCCGtggaaatgactgaatattataaCGAGTGGGACAAAGGGCACGTCGAATACAGAAATGAATGTTTAAACAAGACAATGGAACTCTAATAAAAAGATGAGTAAGAAAACCAAGAGAACTTAAGATTATCAAGAAACAGGAAAACATCTTTAAGGAGGAACAGTTACTCAATATTTTTAAATCAGTGTTACGACGCGATGCTGATCTAAGGGAAATTctgtttagcttttattttagcAAATTGTTTACGCTAATTGTTTACCGGCCTTGACAGTTGAATATTAGtgacaaatacaaacaaacaatcagTTTCTGGATATATGGAGAAAGATATTCgtcatatttcattgttttgtttataatagctagaaaagggaataaaatattaaaattatagcaATCTAATGAAGAATGCATGTAGTTGCACTgtgatattaaaagtaaaagttttttatgAGGTTATTTTTACGGTTCAGGGATGACGAGATAAAGTAAGATGATTTGATCAAAGATAGGACAGGAAAAGAACCGGAGAACACTGACGAAGCGATCTGGTTAAGAAAAGGAGGGGGCGGTGGGGAAGGGAATGAGAACGATTGATGAAAATGCGATgagcaatataaacaaaaatatgacaatatttcAAGTTACATGTTTTGCCGTGCAGGATACATCACAATAAGAAAATCTCACTTCagtcccttagagagagagagagagagagagagagagagagagagagagagagagagagagagagagagagagagagagattaaaacctgTACTTTCAAAGAACAAATATCTTCGCGTGAAATATTATCTCGCATCCAAAACAATTCAGACGCCCATTTACACGTCAGCCTAATCTTATCTACATCTGATCCATTTTTCGGTATCTTGCATCGTCTTATCTGGTAAGGCTTTACCCTATCATTAACGATGATACGCCACGTTCTGGCACTGGCTTAACAGTAGACCTTAAATGCGTGGTGTGTGCTGGTACTATTGCATACTTAAACGGGAAATAACCTAGGCCGAAGTCAGTGTTTTCGCCGGAATAGTCAGTCCCTATTTAAGGTTAGTCATTATGATTTAAAGATAGGTTCTCGTACATATTTAGTGGGAATAATCAAGTAGCAGGAGTTTGGTTACTATAATCTAAAGATAATAAACTACTTCAGATGGCAAACATTAGACTCAATCCATATATAATTGCATCCTTTTCTGTTATACTGTTTTTCTGTCAacaaagcttcttcttcttcagtgtctCACATGACGTTGGTGTTCGCAGAAATTCAGTCTTTGCTATTTCTTGCGTCTTCATAAATTCTGTGGCtatttaggctagagggctgcaaattggtatgttgatcattcactctccagtcatcaaacataccaaattacagccctctagcctcagcagtttttattttatttaaggttaaagttaggcataatcgtgcttctggcaccgatagaggatgggccaccaccgggccgtggttaaagtttcatgggccgcggctcatacagcattataccaagaccaccgaaagatagatctgttctcggtgaccttgattatacgctgtagcggctgtgcagaaaactcgattgcgccgaagaaacttcaacgatttgtttacttgttttttaacttaTTCAGTCATTTTCCACAATAGTCCAAGTAGTGGGGTTAATGAAGAGTTAAGACATTTGGTATAAATTTCCTTTAAGTTATCTAGTTATCTATTTTCATATCCATCAGGATAAATGCCATAAAATGATATTCATGCATGATAGGTGGTAAATATGCGCAATTGTGATAGAAATGAACACAGTTTATGCTAAACTTGGCAAATATGTAAAATTagcattaaatttaaataatttgctTCTAAAAAGTATCACATTTATCCAATTACTGGTTTATGCATTTTCTACAGGTGATAAATTGATCATTCATCCCATCTAATCTATGCCATCCGAATCTGATTTATTGTGAAATTTCAAATCTCGACTCTTTAAGAATCTTGAAGTTCACCTCATCTCCAGGCAATTAACCCCTTCCCAACCCTTTTCTCCACCCACAAGCAGAAAACAACAAAGcaagcaaagaagaaagaaaacaaggaagaaaaacaagaaagagaaaaaggaacagggaagcgaaaagaaacaaaaaatggcaatgtgTCTGAGGAATCTCTCGAGCAGCGAAGACGAGGACCCCGGggaaaagaggaggggaggagaagaagaacaatCCTCGCTGATCAGCGTCGACAGTCCATTCTTCTCCGTTTCCTCGCCAGGGGACTCTgacgtcttcctccaggagtcAGCTTTCGGTTCCTTCACTTCGTACGGGGAGCCAGGTAGCGTTGCCTTCCCTGCAACCCCATCCTACTTGAGTAGCAAGCAGTCGTCGTCATCTAGGTTAGAGATtacctctcatttcatttttataacaatggGGCCTCCTTCCTTGGCCGGGATTCGAATCTAGGCCTAGAGAGGTTGGAATTTGGAAGGCTCTCAAGGAATAGAATCGTATCCTGTCAAGGGAGGGAGACTTATCgtatgttatttcctttgggtgtaagttattcccagggtagcgtgaattttatattaatggcTTATTTGctgcttaaattatatatacagtgtatatatatatatatatatatatatatatatatatatatatatatatatatatatatatatatgactgaaatatttttgttcaaacagaattccatcaaatgtaagaaggccataaaaatgccaaaatgtggaaaatagagggtatatttcagagacaaaactgtctctctcatcaggcaaatatttgctgaggagagagacagtttagtctcagaaatatagcctttattttccacattttggcatttctatgggctcctttatatttgatggaaaaaatttgtttaacagaaaatatttcagtcacacagatatatatatatatatatatatatatatatatatatatatatatatatatatatatatatatatatatggtttaattGTTTACggtgttttcctcttctttattctgcgctgtttcttctcctcctcctcctcctccccttctcttcttcttcttcttcgtcttcttctcatcCAGCATCAAGAGCAGGTCGTCCCAACGCAGCTCGAGTAGCGACAGCAGCGCGTCGACCACCAAGCAAGGAGCGATGACCAAACTCTTCAGGAGGTCCGTGTCCCTCATCGTCAGGTCCCGGAGCGGCATGGAACTCTCTTCGATGGAGTCCTTCGAGTTCAGCAATCCTTTGAGTCAGATCAAAGACAGCCTCCTGCACATTTACCGCACGAACACTTTGCCCCACCAGGGTCTGTGTCGCTTCCACGAGATGGTAGGAGGAAATGagaggttttcttttattttttttttttttagtttcgatTATTTTGACGTTATCTAAAGTCCTAAACTATACAAGAGCAATATTGGTAGTTTGCAATGGAGGCAGGATCCTGCCAGAACGatttattttggggggaaaaatCAGGTCATTATTTTCTAGAGATTAAATGCATCAACAACTTGTATAAAACTGgaaatacggttttttttttttttttgagtttcgaTGATTTTGACGCTACCTAAAGTCCCAAACTATACGAGAGCAATATAGGTAGTTTGCAATGGAGGGAGAATCTTGCCAGAACcatttattttggggggggggaaaaaTCAGGTCATGATTAAATGCATTAACAACttgtataaaactgaaaataatataataactaGGCGATGACTTTAGGTAACTTACATCAGAATTAAAGACGAGATCAGTTAggctattataaaagaaaaaaataaattaacaaaccaacaaataaatagataaaaatttaagtaaataattaaaaaacaaagaattgctTTGCGATAGTAATGacttgtatcttcgcttgaactttcgagttTCCAGTCGcaaacatcctcagggagactgagCTAATCGGCACcttattgaaacaaaattgtcATTTACAACAATAAGTTCAGTCTCTgtgtatttagttatatatatatatatatattgttctcgCAGTTGGCAGAACTGGTGTTCAGTGGCGGAGGGGGTTGCTTCGAGAGGTGGTGGAAGGAGGAGGTGGTTCCAACGGGGACACGAATGTTGGCAGTCATGGTGGCATGTCCCAAAGATGGCGACCAGATAGAGGCGCTGCTAAACTCGTGGCACCTTCTGTACAGGAAGACTTTGCCGTTATTGCAGGCTGCCATGGTGCCTCTCAATgtgagatttttttaatatttccataaatttttaaaaatatttttaaacactcTCGAGGGAACATCTGTTTAAATAGTTTCagaaatgtttcatatatatagctGTTAATAGCCACTATGGAATTGAGCACACGAAAGCTAAAAGACGCTATTTATTGAATAGTAACTATCTGAAATGACAAATTTCCTTCTACTGTCATGTAGTCTCTGTATCCTTCTGTTTGCTCTTACAGAAGCATCTTTTAACTTACTATTTTCCACACGATTCCATACTGTGAATTTTGCTTCTTTTAGCATTCATGCCACACAGGACGATCAATCTCTAAACTTAAACTATGTCAGTTTGGTAGAAAAACCAAAACCatgaagaattttaattttcatgattctctctcacgattctctctctcctctctctctctcctctctctctctctctctctctctctatatatatatatatatatatatatatatatatatatatatatgtatgtatgttatgtatttgattttctaTCAAACTGATATTGTTTATTGTTGAGGCTAACTGTCCTTGGTGACATGAAtgccaaagtaaacaaaaattaaaaatatgtatgtccataatatatatatatgtatatatatatatatgtacatatatatatgtatatataaaggtgtgGTTTTT includes the following:
- the LOC136840029 gene encoding uncharacterized protein; the protein is MTKLFRRSVSLIVRSRSGMELSSMESFEFSNPLSQIKDSLLHIYRTNTLPHQGLCRFHEMLAELVFSGGGGCFERWWKEEVVPTGTRMLAVMVACPKDGDQIEALLNSWHLLYRKTLPLLQAAMVPLNTINVRKDVLEAFRDSVLPYSGIKTALKSEPQ